The genome window GGCTGTGAAGAAGGCCGCAGCACCGACACCTGGGTGGATTTCGATTTCTTCGGCCACCAGATATCGCTGCATCTCGGCAAGCCGTTCGAGACGACGAATACCGGCAAGGTCGGCGACCATATGGTTCCGATGCCGCACCTCGGTGTCATTCTGCCGCTTGAAGACTGGAATGTGCTGGCCGACCGGCTGAAGCAGGCAGACGTCGATTTCGTCATGCCGCCGCTGGTCCGGTTCAAGGGCGAGCCCGGCGAACAGTGGACTATGTTCTTCCGCGATCCATCCGGCAATCCGATCGAGGTCAAGGGCTTCGCGGATTTTGCCAGCGTCTACGCGAAATAGCCCACCCGATTATGGAGGTGCAGCAGTCCAATCTGAAGGCGGCGTTCTGGATGATGGGATCGCTCACCGCCATCATCCTCATGGCGATTTCCGGCCGTGAAGCCTCCAGGGAACTGAATGTCTTCCAGATCATGGAGATGCGCTCGGTCATCGGCCTTGTCATGCTCTATCCATTGATCCGCTCTTCCGGCGGCTTCCGGGCAATGAAGACCAACCGCATCTGGCAGCATCTCGGACGCAATACCGCGCACTATGCCGGCCAATTCGCCTGGCTGCAGGCATTGTCGCTGATCCCACTGGCGCAGGTGATCGCCATCGAATTCACCACGCCAGCCTGGACGGCTCTCATGGCCGTTGCCTTTCTCGGGGAACGGCTGAACATCTGGCGGATCCTGACCATCGCGCTGGGCGTTATCGGCGTCGCCATCATCGTCCGGCCTGGTCTTGCAACAATTGAAGTTGGTCAGTTGATCGTGCTTGGCGCTGCCTTCACCTTCGGCATTTCGTTCACCATGGTCAAATCGCTGACCCGCACCGACAGCGTCGTGAAGATCATCTTCTGGATGCTGACCATCCAGTCCGCCATCGGCCTGCTGCCTGCGCTGCATGTGTGGCAATGGCCCTCGCTGCACGTCCTGCCATGGGTAATCATCAT of Phyllobacterium zundukense contains these proteins:
- a CDS encoding VOC family protein gives rise to the protein MRSLFHFAYHVTDLDEARRFYGRILGCEEGRSTDTWVDFDFFGHQISLHLGKPFETTNTGKVGDHMVPMPHLGVILPLEDWNVLADRLKQADVDFVMPPLVRFKGEPGEQWTMFFRDPSGNPIEVKGFADFASVYAK
- a CDS encoding DMT family transporter; translated protein: MEVQQSNLKAAFWMMGSLTAIILMAISGREASRELNVFQIMEMRSVIGLVMLYPLIRSSGGFRAMKTNRIWQHLGRNTAHYAGQFAWLQALSLIPLAQVIAIEFTTPAWTALMAVAFLGERLNIWRILTIALGVIGVAIIVRPGLATIEVGQLIVLGAAFTFGISFTMVKSLTRTDSVVKIIFWMLTIQSAIGLLPALHVWQWPSLHVLPWVIIIAFTGTFSHFCMAKALLYADATVVIPMDFLRVPLMAVLGWLIYAERIDIFTAVGAALILSGNLLNLKNRTPAAKEADPVSSLHS